AACCAAAGCCGCTTCCTGTCCGTTACGGTCTACTTCGGCCAGCGCGCAGGCACCGTTTCTTCGACCTTGTTTAGCAAGGAAGCGTTGCAGGATGCCGTGGACGCTGCCAGCACGCTGGCAAAATATGCTGATGAGGATCCGTGTAGCGGTCTGCCGGAAGCGCAGCATTTCGCCCGTGAGATTTACGATCTTGCGCTGCACAACGCCGATACGCTGACAGTTGAGCAAGCGCTGTCGCTGGCGCTACGCGCCGAGCAGGCCGCCAATACCACACATGAACATGGCTACAGCGAGAGCACGGAAATCACCTCACAGCAGGGAGATTTTATTCTGGCGAACTCTGCCGGTTTTTCGGCGGGCTACCCGACGTCGTTACACACCCTGTGGAGCCATGCGATTGCGCGTAACGATACGCAACGCCAACAAGGTTTCTGGCACACCACCGGCAGAGCACCGTCGCTGCTGGCCTCGCCAGAGGCCATCGGGCATACCGCCGCACAACGTGCGGTGGCACAGCTAGGAGCACAGAAACTCTCAACCCGCCGCTGTCCAGTGCTGTTTGATGCCCCAGTGACGCACAGCCTGATTCATCATCTGGTCGGTGCGCTGAGCGGTGCGGCACTTTATCGCTCCACATCATTTCTGGGTCAGTGCCTCGGTGAAACCATCACTGCACCGCACCTGAGCCTGTATGAAAATCCGTTTATTCCCGGTGCACTGGCTAGCGCCTGCTTTGATGCCGAAGGCGTCGCCGCGGCTCCGCGGCATGTCATCCACGACGGCATTGCACAAGGCTATTTTCTCTCAAGCTACAGCGCTCGACGTCTGGGGCTCACGACGACCGGACACGCAGGTGGAGCCTATAACCTGACCGTCAGCAGCAGCCAAAGTCGCAATGACGATGACTTGCCAGCGCTGCTGCGCCAGATGCACACAGGGCTGCTGGTGACCACGCTATTGGGGCACGGACTGAACCCAATGACGGGCGACTATTCGCAGGGCGTGGCGGGCTTTTGGGTCGAAAACGGCGAAATTCAGTATCCGGTCGAAGAGATCACGATTGCGGGCAACCTGAAAACGCTGCTCCTGCACTGTGTCGCGCTCGGGGCGGACATCCACACGCAGGGCAATCTCTCCTGCGGTTCCCTATTGATTGAAGAGATGCAGATCGCCGGGCAGTAATCCCACATCGCGTCATAGAAACAGGATCACCATCATGGCAATACACGCTTCCAGAGCGCCAGTCTCACCTGTGCTGTCGGCATTTTCGCTGGAAACGACGGAGATAACGCACGCGCTGAACCACATCATGCAGCGTCAGGTGGACTATGCCGATCTCTATTTTCAACGCCGCCAGCAGGAAGGCTGGCAGTTAGAAAACGGTATCGTGCGCCCAACAGGATTTAGTCGCGATCAGGGCGTTGGCGTCCGCGCCGTCAGCGGCGAGAAAACGGCGTTCTCCTACACTAATGACCTCCGTCCGCAGGCGATTCTACAAGCGGCCAATACCGTAAGAGAAATCAGCCGTCAGGGACAGAACGCTAGTGTGGCACTACCCGTATCGCTGCCGCACGGCATTACCACGCTCTACCCGTCAGACAATCCCTTACTTGCCGTAACCGAAGAACATAAACGTCAGCTTCTGCTCTCGATCGACAGACAGGCGCGCGCCCGCGATCCCCGCGTGACGCAGGTAACGGCTTACCTGAATGCTTCGCACGAAACCATTCTGATCGCCCGACATGACGGCAGGCTCGCCACCGACGTTCGCCCACTGGTGAATCTGGTCATCAATGTCGTCGTCGAACAGCAGGGTCGCCGAGAGAACGGTTCCAGCGGTGGCGGGCGACGTCTCGACTACCGATTCTTTGCTGACGAGACGGTCAGCCAGTGGGTTAATCAGGCCGTCGATCAGGCGCTGAATAATCTGGATGCCAGCCCGGTGCCAGCAGGCACTTACAGCGTGATCCTCGGTGCTGGTTCACCCGGTATTTTGCTGCATGAAGCTATCGGGCACGGGCTGGAAGGCGATTTTAATCGCAAAGGCAGTTCCGCATTTTCTAGCCTATTAGGAGAACGCGTTGCCGCGCCGGGCATTACCGTCGTGGATGACGGCACGCTCGCCAACCGGCGGGGTTCGCTGCATGTGGACGATGAAGGCACGCCGTCGCAGTGTACAACGTTAATCGAAGACGGCATCCTGCGCGGCTATTTACAGGACAGCCTCAACGCCAGACTGATGAATACCGCCCTGACGGGCAACGCGCGTCGGGCTTCCTACTCCATGCTGCCGCTGCCGCGCATGACCAACACCTACATGCTAGCTGGACAATATCCCGCCGAAGAAGTGGTCGCATCGGTCAAAAACGGCCTCTACGCCGTCGGCTTCGGCGGCGGGCAGGTTGATATCAGCAGCGGGAAATATGTCTTTTCCACCACGGAAGCTTACCTGATTGAAAACGGACGCGTCACTCGTCCGGTTAAAGGTGCCACGCTGATTGGTCACGGGCCAGAGGCGCTGCTGCACGTCGCGATGGTGGGCAACGATCTGGCTTTGGATGACGGCAATATCGCTTGCACCAAAGAAGGCCAATCCCTGCCCGTCAGCGTCGGCCAGCCAACGCTTCGTATCGACAACATGACCGTAGGCGGCTCGCAGTAAGCCGTGCGTCACGGTTCATTGCCCCTACTCAATTTACTCACGATTTTCTCTGAACGGAGACACCATGTCAGACGCCATTATCACTGCCAGCGACACCTCGTTGGATGCGTTGCTCACGACTAGCGACAAACCCATTTTGCTCGATCTGTGGGCACCCTGGTGCCAGCCGTGTAAAACGCTGGCTCCTTTGCTGAACACGATTGCCGATAACACGCCAGACAACCTGACCGTCGCTAAGCTGGATGTGGAGCAGTATCCGGCATTCATGCAGCGTTTTGGCGTGCGCGGCATTCCTACGCTGCTGCTGTTTAAAAATGGGCAAGAGATTTCACGACAGATCGGCGTGAAAACACTGGCACAGCTACGCGGCTGGCTGGAATCGCACGAGATTGCGATACAGAACACCGTACAGCCGCTGGCAGACATCCGCGTTACGTGGAGCACGTTCTATGGTGATGCTTCGCTACACACTTTCCTCCACCAGCGGCTACGTCAGCATGCGGCGGACGGCAATATCGAACACGCGTTTTCCCCCTATTGGCAGGACAACAAAGGCTCAGTCTCTGCTGCACTGGCACACAACGCAGACATTCGCATCTTTGAACGCATCACCGGACTACCTGCCGCGCTCGGCTTACTGCTGGAAAAACTGCCGAGCACCACACCAGAACAGGTTGATGCCCTCTTTGCGGCGCTTGCTCCGGGAAAAACGGTAGATGGCGTTGCGCTGCAATGGCTGCACCACTGGTTAAGTCACGAAGGAAATCCGTGGTCTGACTGGCTGGCAGATAAAACCGTAGATGGCTTGCGCCAACAGTGGGTTCAGGCAATTTCACGACTGCTAGCAGGTGAAGCCGTGGCAGAAAGCGAATGGACGGCACTGCACCAGCAGGCAATAAGCTGGGAAGAAAAAGCGGCTACCGAACTGGGCCTGGAAAAGAATGTTGCAACAATACTCGCCAGCCTATCGCCGCCGCCTGCCGCGTCCGACGCTGATAGCTGGCGCAGCATCAGCATCACTCTTGGCTTCGCGCTGGCGCAGATCCTGCAAATTAAAGACGGATGGAGCAGAGAAGAACGCGCAACGCCAGATAGACGCTTCCGCTGGTTTCAGGCACAGGAAGACGCCACGCCGAGCAAAAAGCTAACGGATGAACAAATTACCACGCTGCGTGAGCAGTGGCTTCAGGAAAACCCAGATTTTTCCGCGAAAGAGGACGCATTTTATCAGCGCTATCCGCAGCTGTCAGAAGCGCAGAAAATCCTCTTACAGGAAACGCTATGGGAATTGCTTCGTCGTGCGCCCGCCTTCAAATCACAGCTGGACTGATTCCATCGTCAGCCTCTCTGTAGTACGGCGTCTCAGGGATGAGACGCCCCTCTCGTCAAACGAGTAGAAAGCCCCCACTCTCTCCAGCGCTCACACCGCTGCGCATCAAGATCGACCAGTGCATTGGCGGCTTCTTCGCGCCAGCGTTTCAGGAGCGCTTTCCTGCCGGTTAGCCCCAGCGTCATGGCTATCTGCTCGCTTTCACCCGGCTTTTCCGCCAGCAGGCGTAGCGCAGGCAGCGGCAATGCGGTGTGAACCAGCAGGCGGCAAAGCGCGGAGAAACTAGCCTCCATCGGCCGATGCGCAAACGCAAAACCCGCCAGCTCACGCCAGTCATCTTCATCCAGCTCGGTATTTCCTGTCTGCGGTAGTGCGAGGTTAAGCGGAATCAAGCGCTGTAACCAATGCCAGTCACGCGCCAATTGCTGACTTCCCTGCTCCGCCAGTCTATGCCCTGCTTCACTCAGCGGCAGCACCGCCATCGCGCTGTAGCAGCCGCTGCTGGCTTCAAGATGGCTGCCAATACGCACCAGTTGAAACCCACACGACTGCCAGAACGCCCACAGCTCTGACTGATAACCGAAGCTAACCGACAAATAATCCAACGCCTGTCGCTGTGCCTCACGCCTCTGCTCTGCAATGAGCGCCCGGCCAATCCCTTGTCGGCGACATGAGGATGCCACTGCAATCCGGCTCACCCGGCGTGCACGTAGCGTCGGCGCATGCCATAAGCCAGCGTGTGCCGCCAGCGACTGTGCCACCAAATTACCGCGCGGGCGTCGCCGTCCTGCCCACACCTCATGAGCCAGCGAGTCCGACAGCCCGCCTTCCTCCACCAGCCACAGCACACCACACATCTCGCCCGCCACCTGTGCGCTGGCAATATGCATGCCCGGCGCATCCATCAGGCGGCGCAAATCCAGCGGCGAAGTACGATAATGCGCACTGCACAAAAGCGTGTAGCACCATGCCAGACGCTCAGGGTGTATTAGCCAGTCGTCGGCACGTTCGATTCGACTTTCCAGCGCAGAAGAAGGAATAGCTCGAACGGGCTGTTGCAGGGAATGAAACGCGTCGGGCTCGTTGAATAGCAGCGCCCGATCCAGCACCCGCTCTAGGGGATCGTTCGCGACCCAGCGCA
The nucleotide sequence above comes from Pectobacterium brasiliense. Encoded proteins:
- a CDS encoding tRNA(Met) cytidine acetyltransferase TmcA is translated as MMLRDFLHSQCQQQRYGLRRLLVLSGEPNWCEEQALALSHQSSGDWLWIGESAPDSVTALPASRVRTLLGQEFLHAVFDARKGVDVEALAMLSGTLQVGSWLIMLVPSWQTWPMQPDEDSLRWSEQEQPIATPHFIQHFQRQLLADEDVVLWQQDQDVVIRPLAARSDWQPANGEPTAQQQQILHELNAAESGVFVITAPRGRGKSALAGMLTQRSRGTCWITAPSRAAAEILQQHARTDAQFWAPDALLAHCRLHGAPNIDWLLIDEAAAIPSSVLSALLPYFSRILMTTTVQGYEGTGRGFLLKFCATLPQWRAFTLDDPLRWVANDPLERVLDRALLFNEPDAFHSLQQPVRAIPSSALESRIERADDWLIHPERLAWCYTLLCSAHYRTSPLDLRRLMDAPGMHIASAQVAGEMCGVLWLVEEGGLSDSLAHEVWAGRRRPRGNLVAQSLAAHAGLWHAPTLRARRVSRIAVASSCRRQGIGRALIAEQRREAQRQALDYLSVSFGYQSELWAFWQSCGFQLVRIGSHLEASSGCYSAMAVLPLSEAGHRLAEQGSQQLARDWHWLQRLIPLNLALPQTGNTELDEDDWRELAGFAFAHRPMEASFSALCRLLVHTALPLPALRLLAEKPGESEQIAMTLGLTGRKALLKRWREEAANALVDLDAQRCERWREWGLSTRLTRGASHP
- a CDS encoding TldD/PmbA family protein, which encodes MPSLDESPVLATPQTDTLQSLAGDVLDFAATKGASQAVVSISQGNRRTIRVRNGDIDTLTQNQSRFLSVTVYFGQRAGTVSSTLFSKEALQDAVDAASTLAKYADEDPCSGLPEAQHFAREIYDLALHNADTLTVEQALSLALRAEQAANTTHEHGYSESTEITSQQGDFILANSAGFSAGYPTSLHTLWSHAIARNDTQRQQGFWHTTGRAPSLLASPEAIGHTAAQRAVAQLGAQKLSTRRCPVLFDAPVTHSLIHHLVGALSGAALYRSTSFLGQCLGETITAPHLSLYENPFIPGALASACFDAEGVAAAPRHVIHDGIAQGYFLSSYSARRLGLTTTGHAGGAYNLTVSSSQSRNDDDLPALLRQMHTGLLVTTLLGHGLNPMTGDYSQGVAGFWVENGEIQYPVEEITIAGNLKTLLLHCVALGADIHTQGNLSCGSLLIEEMQIAGQ
- the tldD gene encoding metalloprotease TldD, which produces MAIHASRAPVSPVLSAFSLETTEITHALNHIMQRQVDYADLYFQRRQQEGWQLENGIVRPTGFSRDQGVGVRAVSGEKTAFSYTNDLRPQAILQAANTVREISRQGQNASVALPVSLPHGITTLYPSDNPLLAVTEEHKRQLLLSIDRQARARDPRVTQVTAYLNASHETILIARHDGRLATDVRPLVNLVINVVVEQQGRRENGSSGGGRRLDYRFFADETVSQWVNQAVDQALNNLDASPVPAGTYSVILGAGSPGILLHEAIGHGLEGDFNRKGSSAFSSLLGERVAAPGITVVDDGTLANRRGSLHVDDEGTPSQCTTLIEDGILRGYLQDSLNARLMNTALTGNARRASYSMLPLPRMTNTYMLAGQYPAEEVVASVKNGLYAVGFGGGQVDISSGKYVFSTTEAYLIENGRVTRPVKGATLIGHGPEALLHVAMVGNDLALDDGNIACTKEGQSLPVSVGQPTLRIDNMTVGGSQ
- the trxA gene encoding thioredoxin, with protein sequence MSDAIITASDTSLDALLTTSDKPILLDLWAPWCQPCKTLAPLLNTIADNTPDNLTVAKLDVEQYPAFMQRFGVRGIPTLLLFKNGQEISRQIGVKTLAQLRGWLESHEIAIQNTVQPLADIRVTWSTFYGDASLHTFLHQRLRQHAADGNIEHAFSPYWQDNKGSVSAALAHNADIRIFERITGLPAALGLLLEKLPSTTPEQVDALFAALAPGKTVDGVALQWLHHWLSHEGNPWSDWLADKTVDGLRQQWVQAISRLLAGEAVAESEWTALHQQAISWEEKAATELGLEKNVATILASLSPPPAASDADSWRSISITLGFALAQILQIKDGWSREERATPDRRFRWFQAQEDATPSKKLTDEQITTLREQWLQENPDFSAKEDAFYQRYPQLSEAQKILLQETLWELLRRAPAFKSQLD